The segment CAACATTCACATCAAATGGAGTATGAGTATAAACTATTTCTGGTTTATAATTTTGAATAATTTTTTCTACAGATTTTGTTAATTCTAAATTTGATACAGTATCCATTTCATTATCGGGATAGCCTAGAAATTCAATATCTGAAACACCCAAAATTTTAGCCGCTTTTTGAGCATGTTTTTTTATTGTTTCAATCTGTTTTTTAATAATTTTTTGCTGGTTTTCGGTAATATCATAATTAGAAGAATTTTTAAAATTAATTGATCTACGTGCAGCGACTCCTGTTGCCATAATAACGATTTTAACTTGATTTTTATTTTTCGTTAATTTTTTTATTGTGCCTCCCATACCTAATACTTCGTCATCTGGATGAGCAACAATTATCAAAACTTTCATTCAATTTCACCTTGTATTGAAAGTTTATTATTATTATAGAAAGCTTTCTTAAAGATAAGTCTCTTTTTCCCAATTTTCATATATGCATTAGGATATGGATCTTCTAACATTCGAATAAAATCATAAAGATATTTTTTTGTATGATTAAGATTTTTTAATTCACTATCTTCTGGTTTACGTCTTTTATACGTTGTAGGTGTACCAATTTGTTTTCGTTCTTTATATTTTCCGTTAATAATTTTTAGTATCATTGAATAATCATTT is part of the Candidatus Nitrosopelagicus brevis genome and harbors:
- a CDS encoding PIG-L deacetylase family protein; its protein translation is MKVLIIVAHPDDEVLGMGGTIKKLTKNKNQVKIVIMATGVAARRSINFKNSSNYDITENQQKIIKKQIETIKKHAQKAAKILGVSDIEFLGYPDNEMDTVSNLELTKSVEKIIQNYKPEIVYTHTPFDVNVDHVSCYNAVLTATRPKKNTIVKKVISFEVPSSTEWNFTSVFVPNTFVDISRELSSKIKALECYKTEIENYPHPRSPKALQSIGNRWGTVSGFSVAEAFSLIRSLEN